Proteins from a genomic interval of Thunnus maccoyii chromosome 1, fThuMac1.1, whole genome shotgun sequence:
- the shcbp1 gene encoding SHC SH2 domain-binding protein 1 isoform X2, with amino-acid sequence MEQAALENPSAAVTVSDKTKEETADDMTDIVVVDLESYVNVELDIENKKGSPEAGHNVHDITQALFQNEDEEEGEEEESDDDGDDSGTDHFNTDKSGTQLQRCERHGMNSDLPDTFQTGHLLFYERFKVYQDYIFGDCKPSEVKAFTADYLEKVVESCDWQALWSTDVFDVLVEVCDVDYQDLKACVKPVLPLQFEARGCELNEEAMNTVLEATRHKLPLQELQVVYEESGDFDQTALAIEHLRFFYKHIWRQWDEEDEDDDFDYFVRCVEPRLRLYYDILEDRVPSGLVAEYQSLLENCSQCFQQFLVLRSALSSDSDSEPDNVSMVEGLKLCDQLETFKRKLHIIENPLLRYVLGYKGNTRQQCVQSRGLRASGIKVVHVVTASCTSFQLQSLLNDRLLPQCSTEDTEIQFHRDPVSAVDSCHQGDMVIILPGVYSVTSSIFLPDSISIEGFGLPDEVVIEKKNKGDSFVESTGADVRMSNIKFIQHDAIEGILCVRQGNLNMENCVMQCETTGVIVRTSAHLTMNMCDLYGSKGAGVEIYPGSVCSLVGNGIHHCKDGILIKDFADELDVMPSITMENNVIHNNEGYGVILVKTGNSQAQNVPLDKSEEPAKEDAGQTAECKPAGVTDPQLITTATTPTTSSSADVQPMSTENNNGTDSEVATTSGRKWQFCRQLSRNKEASCSRAVQDLMDHEIFVSIQGNQFRRNGMGDFGTFFC; translated from the exons ATGGAGCAAGCAGCGCTGGAAAACCCGTCTGCTGCGGTAACGGTTTCGGACAAGACGAAGGAAGAAACTGCAGACGACATGACGGACATCGTCGTAGTTGATTTGGAGTCGTACGTTAATGTTGAACTCGACATAGAAAACAAGAAAGGGAGCCCCGAAGCTGGACATAATGTTCATGATATAACTCAAG CTCTGTTTCAGaatgaagatgaggaagagggtgaagaagaagagagtgatGATGATGGGGATGACAGTGGCACAGACCACTTCAACACTGACAAGTCAGGGACTCAGCTGCAGAGATGTGAGCGCCACGGGATGAATTCAGATCTCCCTGACACTTTCCAAACAGGCCACCTCCTGTTCTACGAGAGGTTCAAGGTGTACCAGGACTACATATTCG gtGACTGTAAGCCCTCAGAGGTGAAGGCCTTCACAGCAGACTACCTGGAGAAGGTTGTGGAGTCGTGTGATTGGCAGGCTCTGTGGTCTACAGATGTCTTCGATGTTCTGGTGGAG GTATGTGATGTGGACTACCAGGATCTGAAAGCGTGTGTGAAGCCAGTGCTGCCTCTGCAGTTTGAGGCCCGAGGCTGTGAACTCAACGAGGAGGCCATGAACACTGTGCTGGAGGCAACTCGACACAAGCTCCCCCTGCAGGAGCTTCAGGTGGTCTATGAAGAGTCTGGAGACTTTGACCAGACTGCCCTGGCCATTGAGCACCTCAG ATTTTTCTACAAGCACATCTGGAGGCAGTGGGATGAGGAAGACGAAGATGATGACTTTGACTACTTTGTTCGTTGTGTGGAGCCTCGTCTCAGGCT CTACTACGACATCTTGGAGGACAGAGTCCCATCAGGCCTGGTGGCAGAGTACCAGTCCTTACTGGAAAACTGCTCCCAGTGCTTCCAGCAGTTCTTGGTGCTGCGCAGCGCCCTCAGCAGCGACTCTGACTCTGAGCCAGACAACGTGTCCATGGTGGAGGGCCTGAAGCTCTGCGATCAGCTGGAAACATTCAAACGCAAGCTGCACATCATTGAGAACCCTTTGTTAAG GTATGTGCTGGGCTACAAGGGTAACACCAGGCAGCAGTGTGTCCAGAGCCGTGGGCTGAGAGCATCAGGTATCAAGGTGGTCCATGTGGTCACAGCCTCCTGCACCAGCTTTCAGCTCCAGTCCCTCCTCAATGACAGGCTGCTGCCTCAGTGTTCCACTGAGGACACTGAAATCCAG ttccATAGAGACCCTGTATCAGCAGTGGATTCATGCCATCAGGGCGACATGGTAATTATTCTCCCGGGGGTCTACAGTGTTACCAGCTCCATCTTCCTGCCAGACTCCATCAGTATAGAAG GCTTCGGGCTCCCTGATGAGGTGGTGATcgagaagaaaaacaagggTGACTCTTTTGTTGAATCCACGGGAGCTGATGTCAGAATGTCCAACATCAAGTTCATTCAGCATGACGCTATTGAGGGCATTCTGT GTGTGCGTCAGGGGAATCTGAACATGGAGAACTGTGTTATGCAGTGTGAGACCACCGGAGTTATTGTCCGAACATCTGCCCATCTCACGATGAACATGTGTGACCTTTATGGCTCCAAG GGGGCTGGTGTAGAGATTTACCCTGGCAGTGTATGCAGTCTGGTTGGCAACGGCATCCACCACTGTAAGGACGGGATCCTCATCAAG GACTTTGCTGATGAGCTGGATGTGATGCCgtccatcaccatggagaacAATGTGATCCACAACAATGAAGGCTACGGGGTGATTCTAGTGAAAACCGGAAACAGCCAGGCCCAGAATGTTCCTCTTGACAAAAGCGAAG AGCCTGCAAAAGAAGATGCTGGACAGACAGCTGAGTGCAAACCTGCAGGTGTCACAGATCCTCAACTCATCACCACAGCAACAACCCCGACCACCAGCAGCTCAGCAGACGTTCAGCCCATGTCGACAGAGAACAACAACGGCACGGACAGCGAAGTAGCCACCACCTCAGGCAGGAAGTGGCAGTTTTGTCGGCAGCTGAGCAGAAACAAGGAGGCGTCCTGTAGCAGAGCCGTGCAGGATCTGATGGACCATGAGATTTTCGTCTCTATCCAGGGAAACCAGTTCAGACGCAACGGCATGGGCGACTTCGGCACCTTTTTCTGCTGA
- the shcbp1 gene encoding SHC SH2 domain-binding protein 1 isoform X1 encodes MEQAALENPSAAVTVSDKTKEETADDMTDIVVVDLESYVNVELDIENKKGSPEAGHNVHDITQALFQNEDEEEGEEEESDDDGDDSGTDHFNTDKSGTQLQRCERHGMNSDLPDTFQTGHLLFYERFKVYQDYIFGDCKPSEVKAFTADYLEKVVESCDWQALWSTDVFDVLVEVCDVDYQDLKACVKPVLPLQFEARGCELNEEAMNTVLEATRHKLPLQELQVVYEESGDFDQTALAIEHLRFFYKHIWRQWDEEDEDDDFDYFVRCVEPRLRLYYDILEDRVPSGLVAEYQSLLENCSQCFQQFLVLRSALSSDSDSEPDNVSMVEGLKLCDQLETFKRKLHIIENPLLRYVLGYKGNTRQQCVQSRGLRASGIKVVHVVTASCTSFQLQSLLNDRLLPQCSTEDTEIQFHRDPVSAVDSCHQGDMVIILPGVYSVTSSIFLPDSISIEGFGLPDEVVIEKKNKGDSFVESTGADVRMSNIKFIQHDAIEGILCVRQGNLNMENCVMQCETTGVIVRTSAHLTMNMCDLYGSKGAGVEIYPGSVCSLVGNGIHHCKDGILIKDFADELDVMPSITMENNVIHNNEGYGVILVKTGNSQAQNVPLDKSEEEPAKEDAGQTAECKPAGVTDPQLITTATTPTTSSSADVQPMSTENNNGTDSEVATTSGRKWQFCRQLSRNKEASCSRAVQDLMDHEIFVSIQGNQFRRNGMGDFGTFFC; translated from the exons ATGGAGCAAGCAGCGCTGGAAAACCCGTCTGCTGCGGTAACGGTTTCGGACAAGACGAAGGAAGAAACTGCAGACGACATGACGGACATCGTCGTAGTTGATTTGGAGTCGTACGTTAATGTTGAACTCGACATAGAAAACAAGAAAGGGAGCCCCGAAGCTGGACATAATGTTCATGATATAACTCAAG CTCTGTTTCAGaatgaagatgaggaagagggtgaagaagaagagagtgatGATGATGGGGATGACAGTGGCACAGACCACTTCAACACTGACAAGTCAGGGACTCAGCTGCAGAGATGTGAGCGCCACGGGATGAATTCAGATCTCCCTGACACTTTCCAAACAGGCCACCTCCTGTTCTACGAGAGGTTCAAGGTGTACCAGGACTACATATTCG gtGACTGTAAGCCCTCAGAGGTGAAGGCCTTCACAGCAGACTACCTGGAGAAGGTTGTGGAGTCGTGTGATTGGCAGGCTCTGTGGTCTACAGATGTCTTCGATGTTCTGGTGGAG GTATGTGATGTGGACTACCAGGATCTGAAAGCGTGTGTGAAGCCAGTGCTGCCTCTGCAGTTTGAGGCCCGAGGCTGTGAACTCAACGAGGAGGCCATGAACACTGTGCTGGAGGCAACTCGACACAAGCTCCCCCTGCAGGAGCTTCAGGTGGTCTATGAAGAGTCTGGAGACTTTGACCAGACTGCCCTGGCCATTGAGCACCTCAG ATTTTTCTACAAGCACATCTGGAGGCAGTGGGATGAGGAAGACGAAGATGATGACTTTGACTACTTTGTTCGTTGTGTGGAGCCTCGTCTCAGGCT CTACTACGACATCTTGGAGGACAGAGTCCCATCAGGCCTGGTGGCAGAGTACCAGTCCTTACTGGAAAACTGCTCCCAGTGCTTCCAGCAGTTCTTGGTGCTGCGCAGCGCCCTCAGCAGCGACTCTGACTCTGAGCCAGACAACGTGTCCATGGTGGAGGGCCTGAAGCTCTGCGATCAGCTGGAAACATTCAAACGCAAGCTGCACATCATTGAGAACCCTTTGTTAAG GTATGTGCTGGGCTACAAGGGTAACACCAGGCAGCAGTGTGTCCAGAGCCGTGGGCTGAGAGCATCAGGTATCAAGGTGGTCCATGTGGTCACAGCCTCCTGCACCAGCTTTCAGCTCCAGTCCCTCCTCAATGACAGGCTGCTGCCTCAGTGTTCCACTGAGGACACTGAAATCCAG ttccATAGAGACCCTGTATCAGCAGTGGATTCATGCCATCAGGGCGACATGGTAATTATTCTCCCGGGGGTCTACAGTGTTACCAGCTCCATCTTCCTGCCAGACTCCATCAGTATAGAAG GCTTCGGGCTCCCTGATGAGGTGGTGATcgagaagaaaaacaagggTGACTCTTTTGTTGAATCCACGGGAGCTGATGTCAGAATGTCCAACATCAAGTTCATTCAGCATGACGCTATTGAGGGCATTCTGT GTGTGCGTCAGGGGAATCTGAACATGGAGAACTGTGTTATGCAGTGTGAGACCACCGGAGTTATTGTCCGAACATCTGCCCATCTCACGATGAACATGTGTGACCTTTATGGCTCCAAG GGGGCTGGTGTAGAGATTTACCCTGGCAGTGTATGCAGTCTGGTTGGCAACGGCATCCACCACTGTAAGGACGGGATCCTCATCAAG GACTTTGCTGATGAGCTGGATGTGATGCCgtccatcaccatggagaacAATGTGATCCACAACAATGAAGGCTACGGGGTGATTCTAGTGAAAACCGGAAACAGCCAGGCCCAGAATGTTCCTCTTGACAAAAGCGAAG aagAGCCTGCAAAAGAAGATGCTGGACAGACAGCTGAGTGCAAACCTGCAGGTGTCACAGATCCTCAACTCATCACCACAGCAACAACCCCGACCACCAGCAGCTCAGCAGACGTTCAGCCCATGTCGACAGAGAACAACAACGGCACGGACAGCGAAGTAGCCACCACCTCAGGCAGGAAGTGGCAGTTTTGTCGGCAGCTGAGCAGAAACAAGGAGGCGTCCTGTAGCAGAGCCGTGCAGGATCTGATGGACCATGAGATTTTCGTCTCTATCCAGGGAAACCAGTTCAGACGCAACGGCATGGGCGACTTCGGCACCTTTTTCTGCTGA
- the tssc4 gene encoding protein TSSC4: MVLDLAHLLNLRVKMCSQENSELSKILKADDDVDDLSASDESEPEEQPCGAPFDPELDVDDDDGEVGAAVPAAGQKTFSLKGGSSGFSSRSHSIFDCLDSVAKLASSSLGQDNVIDGVFARPLPPAPSRKTSQPPPSSSTPAKKRGVPDYLVNPDRWTHYSLEDVAETSDRGNSRVAHQYLASLQQKKEEPQPDSQGDSFCSTQQKIIFSKPSHLAKKPADESSAVRGQEKGMRLSHLEEEEDEYAVGKEKKKTVGRRTDECKEESVRGKDEVKQTRAAIGQPEAEEKEKKRVQKERGVDEEEEVEEKKEQANPSFASFRKMNQKNYRKSSRQED, encoded by the exons ATG GTTCTTGATTTAGCTCACCTTCTGAATCTTCGTGTTAAAATGTGCAGTCAGGAAAATAGCGAGCTCAGCAAGATTTTAAAGGCTGATGATGATGTCGATGACCTCTCAGCAAGTGATGAATCTGAGCCTGAAGAACAACCCTGCGGTGCACCCTTTGACCCCGAACTGGACGTGGACGACGATGACGGGGAGGTTGGGGCTgctgttccagctgctggacAAAAAACCTTCAGTCTGAAAGGAGGGAGCTCGGGTTTCTCAAGCCGCAGCCACAGCATCTTTGACTGCCTGGACAGTGTTGCCAAGCTGGCCTCCTCATCATTAGGCCAGGACAACGTTATAGACGGAGTGTTTGCTCGGCCTCTGCCTCCAGCCCCCAGCCGCAAGACGAGCCAGCCTCCGCCTAGCAGCTCCACACCAGCAAAGAAGAGAGGAGTACCAGACTACCTAGTGAACCCGGATCGCTGGACCCACTACAGCCTGGAGGATGTGGCTGAGACCAGTGACCGAGGCAACAGCAGGGTGGCCCACCAGTACCTGGCCAGCCTGcaacagaagaaagaagagcCACAGCCCGACAGCCAGGGTGATTCCTTCTGTAGCACCCAGCAGAAGATCATCTTCTCCAAGCCCAGCCATCTGGCCAAGAAGCCTGCTGATGAGTCATCAGCTGTTAGAGGCCAGGAGAAAGGGATGCGCCTCAGTCacctggaggaagaggaagatgagtaCGCAGTggggaaggagaaaaagaagactGTAGGACGGAGAACAGATGAGTGCAAAGAGGAAAGTGTAAGAGGGAAGGATGAGGTTAAACAGACCAGGGCAGCCATCGGTCAACCAGAGGctgaggaaaaggaaaagaaacgTGTTCAAAAAGAAAGAGGTgtggacgaggaggaggaagtggaagagaagaaagaacaGGCCAACCCCAGCTTTGCCTCCTTTAGAAAGATGAACCAGAAGAACTACAGGAAGAGCTCACGGCAAGAGGACTGA